In the Ictalurus punctatus breed USDA103 chromosome 7, Coco_2.0, whole genome shotgun sequence genome, one interval contains:
- the dsg2l gene encoding desmoglein-2-like protein, with the protein MATFLNLCVLITAFCSAVIWVDADEGERRILHRQKREWIIPPKKLYENLDYTREEFIAKIRSDEETRTDVEYSLIGAAVDEGLFSVGRKNGYVKIHGILDREKTASYELKGRAALRDGTLLEKDLELKIIVLDQNDNAPEFNIQMIGSVEELSDEGTLVIVITAIDADEPDTVNSQIAYSIIRQETAGAMMFRMEKSSGEIRVRMNTLDRETQETYKLIIIGTDLNGVTSDPKNRPLTGTGTVTIHIRDVNDNVPVLEKNYYEGSVEENTIYVEAIRIKAIDRDEIHTENWEAVYTIVSGNEAGYFNITTDRKTNEGILMVTRELDYEQLKEVNLMVSVSNKAAYHKSVVIDRTITYPIKIKVVNVPETPHFNPVVKVISISEDRKTIILNKVITTYTATDSDTLLIATNVRYVKGEDVDSWVTIDEETAGIKLIKYPDRESKFLINGTYYVKILCITNDFVPKTATGTLAIQVEDFNDHCPILTSSAQTLCYGNRVVYVTATDGDKYPNADPFTFTVVTKETKEKWSSERLNETTVILRSQEMLWQGFYTVGLDVHDQQGKSCEVQKLEVQVCTCTEEQVCRPQRRSSSSTVLGAGGVLVLLLGILLLLLIPVLLLLCECGGAAAFGNFKAFPFDQKQQLITYHTEGQGEDKELVLLPKLPEKKDNGNSGNRGGGRSTQEYWRKYDWESLEEYRKRMWNFNQDLDYDDHNFTDFFQSDSFNYIALSESYLSNYYAKKVQEKALQEASTNHLLVSNYETCHSVTGSLEDICSHLHEDNNLDFLDGLGPQFKRLAEISCGSEIRLEVSSTLMPSKTVSSSSQFGVQMDGAIGVVHSDAASVSASSSSSTTQITTTDYGENISSGGGTSTTTVGQTLFIQQPTVYLSSTPMYVVEQHHKPTLFLASGPMLGVQESNMVLVEKGGTNMAIASQSTHPRLGLQQANTRVLVDRGIGDTVVHEFSGHADHQGTVSDTVRVVESQRIESMEPVHVLQSSSHSSISKSQSMQAREQNGGGIMALGNASLIPSALSVSQQDVLNSGTRKEVREERVSVVKKSFQSSSTS; encoded by the exons GTAATCTGGGTTGACGCTGACGAGGGAGAGCGGCGAATACTCCATCGACAGAAAAGAGAATGGATCATCCCTCCGAAGAAGCTGTATGAGAACCTGGATTATACAAGAGAAGAGTTCATTGCCAAA ATCCGATCGGATGAAGAGACCAGGACGGATGTCGAATATTCTCTAATAGGAGCTGCAGTGGACGAGGGATTATTCAGCGTAGGCAGAAAGAATGGCTACGTCAAGATCCATGGCATCTTGGACAGAGAGAAAACCGCTAGTTATGAA ctCAAAGGAAGAGCTGCACTAAGAGATGGAACGCTTCTTGAAAAGGACCTCGAGTTGAAAATCATAGTTCTAGACCAGAATGACAACGCCCCTGAGTTTAATATTCAGATGATCGGTTCTGTCGAAGAGCTCAGTGACGAAg GCACACTTGTAATCGTAATCACAGCCATTGATGCAGATGAGCCAGACACAGTAAATTCACAAATCGCCTACAGTATTATACGGCAGGAGACGGCTGGAGCGATGATGTTCAGGATGGAGAAATCGTCTGGCGAAATCAGAGTCAGGATGAACACTCTGGATCGAGAG ACACAAGAAACTTACAAGCTGATTATCATTGGTACAGACTTGAACGGAGTCACGTCAGATCCTAAAAACAGACCGCTGACAGGCACAGGGACTGTGACCATCCACATCCGTGACGTTAATGACAATGTCCCCGTATTAGAGAAGAACTAT TACGAGGGTAGTGTGGAGGAGAACACGATCTATGTGGAAGCGATCCGGATTAAGGCCATAGACAGGGATGAGATCCACACTGAGAACTGGGAGGCTGTGTACACCATCGTCTCAGGAAATGAAGCCGGTTACTTCAACATCACCACCGACCGCAAAACTAACGAGGGCATCCTGATGGTCACTAGG GAGCTGGACTATGAGCAGTTGAAAGAGGTCAATCTGATGGTGTCGGTCAGCAACAAGGCAGCTTATCATAAGTCAGTGGTGATTGACAGGACCATAACCTACCCCATTAAGATCAAAGTAGTGAACGTGCCCGAAACCCCTCATTTCAATCCCGTTGTCAAAGtcatctccatctctgaagACCGCAAGACGATCATCCTGAATAAGGTCATCACCACGTACACAGCCACGGACAGCGATACACTGTTAATCGCCACTAACGTCAG GTATGTAAAAGGAGAAGATGTGGACAGCTGGGTGACCATTGATGAGGAAACAGCCGGGATCAAACTCATCAAATATCCAGACCGCGAGTCCAAGTTCCTGATCAATGGAACGTACTACGTCAAAATCTTATGCATCACCAATG ATTTTGTACCCAAAACTGCGACAGGAACTCTCGCAATTCAGGTGGAGGATTTCAACGACCACTGTCCGATTCTGACCAGCTCAGCCCAAACGCTGTGTTACGGCAACCGCGTAGTGTACGTCACAGCCACGGACGGGGATAAATACCCCAACGCAGACCCTTTTACATTCACAGTGGTTACCAAGGAAACAAAGGAGAAATGGAGCTCTGAGCGTCTTAATG AAACAACAGTCATTTTGCGCAGCCaggagatgctgtggcagggaTTCTACACGGTTGGACTGGATGTGCACGACCAGCAGGGAAAGTCCTGCGAGGTTCAGAAGCTTGAGGTACAAGTGTGTACATGCACTGAGGAGCAAGTGTGCCGACCTCAGAGacggagcagcagcagcactgtACTGGGAGCAGGTGGAGTTCTGGTACTACTGCTAGGAATCCTGCTTCTCTTGT TGATTCCGGTGCTTTTGCTGCTGTGTGAGTGTGGTGGAGCTGCAGCGTTTGGTAATTTCAAGGCTTTTCCCTTCGACCAAAAACAGCAACTCATCACCTATCACACTGAAGGCCAAGGAGAGGATAAG GAACTTGTACTGCTGCCTAAGTTGCCCGAGAAGAAAGACAATGGCAACAGTGGGAATAGAGGAGGTGGAAGGTCAACACAAGAATACTGGAGGAAATATGACTGGGAATCTCTAGAGGAATACCGAAAGAGAATGTGGAATTTTAATCAAGATCTTGACTATGATGATCACAACTTCACTGATTTTTTTCAATCGGACAGCTTCAATTACATTGCTCTATCCGAGTCCTACTTGAGCAACTACTATGCAAAG AAAGTACAAGAAAAGGCACTGCAGGAAGCTAGTACAAACCATCTACTCGTGTCTAACTACGAAACCTGCCACTCAGTCACTGGCTCGTTGGAGGACATCTGCAGCCATCTACACGAGGATAACAATCTGGATTTCCTCGATGGCCTCGGGCCTCAGTTCAAAAGGCTCGCCGAGATTTCCTGTGGCTCGGAAATCAGACTCGAGGTCAGCTCTACTCTCATGCCTTCCAAAACAGTCTCCTCCAGTTCACAATTTGGTGTCCAAATGGACGGTGCTATTGGTGTTGTCCACAGTGATGCCGCCTCCGTCTCTGCATCCAGCTCCTCCTCTACCACCCAAATCACAACTACAGATTATGGAGAGAATATTAGCAGCGGAGGCGGCACATCAACAACCACTGTAGGCCAAACTCTTTTCATCCAGCAGCCAACTGTCTACCTTTCCTCTACCCCCATGTACGTAGTGGAGCAACATCATAAACCCACCTTGTTTTTGGCTTCTGGTCCAATGCTGGGTGTTCAGGAAAGCAACATGGTGCTGGTGGAGAAAGGGGGCACCAACATGGCAATCGCTTCCCAGAGCACCCATCCCAGGCTGGGGTTGCAGCAAGCAAACACCAGAGTACTGGTGGATCGCGGTATTGGAGACACAGTGGTGCATGAGTTCTCAGGCCACGCTGACCATCAGGGCACTGTTTCTGATACTGTTCGGGTCGTAGAGAGCCAGCGAATAGAGAGCATGGAGCCTGTGCATGTCCTGCAGAGCTCCTCACACTCCAGCATCAGCAAGAGTCAGAGTATGCAAGCCAGGGAGCAAAATGGAGGAGGTATCATGGCTTTAGGCAATGCATCACTTATCCCAAGTGCCCTTTCAGTGTCACAGCAAGATGTGCTAAATAGTGGCACTCGCAAAGAGGTGCGAGAGGAAAGGGTTTCAGTTGTCAAGAAAAGTTTCCAGTCAAGCTCCACCTCCTAA